Part of the Mytilus edulis chromosome 9, xbMytEdul2.2, whole genome shotgun sequence genome, tttgtttaaattcaCACCAACCTATACATGCAATATGTATCGGGCTAATAGATTTGCTTTTAAAGGAAATTGAAATCGGTATCATATGTTTATAGTAATGGCGTTATCTTCGAAACATATCCCAAACTCACAAATCTGCATAGACAATTATACACGTTGGTGAGAGGATTATCGGGAGACAAAAACAGGATATTATGGATATCATAAgtgatacaaatatataaaatgacagATTGATGATTTTGGGTTTATGATGTACAGGAATTACAATTTTGTATTGTCGTCTTCCCGTTTTGTTCGGATTTGaattctcttaatcgatttattaCTTTGACCAGAAGTATACTcgtgttgcctttatttctcacTAGTTACATATCTATATATTACTGTCAAATAATTTGGCGTTTTGTATCTCAATTGATCAGTGCATGTTCATATTATGGGGACTTAATTAGCAGGGAGGGATATTCCCTTATAACAAACTCTTTCAAAATGGTTATGACGAGAAAGGCCTTAAATCGACATTACACATATCAAGAATTAGTTGATCGATATGAcgtgtctgtgtctaaactatGGAAACGTATATTAGTCACCAGTTGATCAGTTGTCAACACAACTTGACGACAAAAATAAGAGGGAAAGTTGCATTGTTACTGAACTTGTACACTTAAACAAGTTTACTTGTTTAATTAATAATTCAACTTGTAGACTTACTACAAGTTGACTTGTTGAGTTCTTCTGAACAAGACCACAGACCAAAAAGTGTACATAATATTATTGTGTCCTAGTAAACTTTGCCGTTTGTTCACTTGCTAAATTGGACGTTTCTTTCTTGCTTTAGAAAAGTATACTTTCCGAGTTAATCGTGGTCACTTGTCGTGTTGTTTCTCGCCTTTCCGAATTCGTGAAAGTATACTTGTGTTCAAAAACTGCACAAGAGAactttttaaatgtcaatttgttCTGGAAAACAGTCCATGTTTACTTTCAAAATGTCGACTTGTTTTAGTGCAAaagtgaaaaaataatatttgaccaCGCGGTTCCTAGTGTCTTCTTGGAATTTAAGATGAGCTTCATCTACAGTATTTTAATGGTGAGTATAAATTTTTTGTGGAAAAACCTTTTGATTTTCTtctaattattaaatattttttttgccaaatatttttgttaagctTATTTTTTCTTTCGCAAGCTAtcgctttgatttttttaacatgatGTGGTTTCACCACTGACCCTGTGAAGACTTTCTTTTTTGTATGCCATTCataagatagtagaggggcattatgttttttggtctgtgtgtccgtttgtTCGTCGTACCGTCCGCCCGTGCGTTCGTTTGTCTGTACGTCCGTCACTCCGCCTGTCCCGTgtgaggttaaagttttggtctaGGTCGTCTTTGCTGAAGTTGAGGTCCCCTCAACTTGATCCTTAGTACATATGTGACCTATCAtaatatctttctaattttaattccaaatacGAGTTTTGACGCCAATTTCACgatctactgaacatagaaaatgattgtgtgagggtactttggacacattcttgtttcattgtATTTTTCTTCTGAAACTTCTGCTCTTACTTGACCGAGATTTGAGAACCCGAATGCACAACCACAGAAAAGGTAACCTGTCCAAATTTTCATATATACTCCGAaatcaaaagtcggtaatatacAAACTGACTACGACGTCTTCTTATATAAGTAATTGCCCCTTCTGTTAAATAAACATATCGACtgtttaaattttaatgaaacgaTTGGAAATATTTGACCTTGAAAAGAgtaaaccggaagtgaccttgaccAAGCCGAAAGTAGTGTTTTAACAGATTTTCATTGATAACATtcataattttcatataattgtGGAATCtgggtacaaatgtataaaattgccttaaatgagacaaaaaaaaatattttgttaaccgGAAGTGGTATAATATTGGTCTTATTTCAAGTAGAAGTCCTATTTCGGAATCAAGAGAACTTTTGAAATTATCTTTAAAGTTAGaccaaaagtaaaagaaaaacatgacatgactgttccttatgaggtgctgacaaaGCTTTGTTACTTTGTGCgaatccatcattcaagatggccaccagcggggtaTCAGGGCAAGATTTATCATTAATTGACCCATTCAATACCTATTTTGGTATTTTAGTTTTCTCATTACCAATTCTCAATCAAAAAGGGGAAAAggcttaattttttgtatgtttatGATCAtccggttgtttttttgttgttcataCTAGTCCGGAAGTTAACAAGggatatatagattagaccgttggtttttccgtttgaatggttttacccttctagtaattttggggccctttatagcttgtttttcggtgtgagccaaggctccgtgttgaaggccgtactttaacttataatggtttactttttaaattgttatttggatggagagttgtctcattggcactcacaccacatcttcctatatctatataaaggaaaacaatgaatttGTTTCTGTACAATTTAAATGACAGGGGTGGATTAAGGAATTTTCAAAAGAGGCGGGTGCTTACCCAGGGCATAGGGAGGGAGTGCAAAACATATTTcacgatacaaatgcattgatcggcaaaaataaaggggtgCCGCGGaacccccgccccccccccccccttctggatccgccactgaataatCACTTACACaatgtgtatcatcgccaccggataAAGGTGCCATTGGCCTGGTTCTCTGTTCATTGTCAAGAAAAAAATGCATAACTGTACATGTATCATCATATTGGTATCCAGGTAGCTACACTCAGATtgttttacagtaaaaaaaaaaatctcagacAATAAACATAGAACCAAGCCAAGGGTACCTATATCCGGGTGTTACGATACACCATGCATTATAAGAATGATGCTTGTAAATTGAGATCGATTATAGCATTGATATGTTTGGTTATTTTTCAGGCACTTATTTTCTTACCAGATGGCATTGTATTCCCATTCCCTGGTGAAGATGGCACAAAAGAAGATCTTGTTAGATATTATTTTAGTCGACTTTATACAACAAAAGAAATCTGTGGATTTCTTATGTTATATCATGGTATTATAGTGAGCTTCTCGACGATAGAAAGAATTAAAAGGAGACTTCGATTAAGGCGACGCCAAAACCAAGCCCCAATATTACTTGTATGTCAGAAAATATATGAACTACGTGCTAATGGCTTTACAAATGTAGGATACAAGTCAATGTGGAGACTCCTCAACTCAAATTACAATATCACTGTTTCACAGGAAAATGTAAGAAATTGCTTGGGTTTCATAGACACTAATGGCGTAAGCTTAAGAAGAAGGCACAGACTTCAGAGAAGGAGTTATTACAATAGTGGACCGAACTATCTGATACACATAGACGGTTACGACAAGATCAAACCATATGGTATTGCCATTCACGGAGCTATTGATGGCTATTCTAGAAAAATATTGTGGCTAAAAGCAGGTTGCTCCAACAACAACCCTAGATACATTGCTAAGTTTTACATTGATTTTGTGAAGGAATTACGACGAGTTCCCCGAGCCATTCGTGCTGACGCTGGCATCGAGAACGTTTTGGTAAAAGACTTACACATTGCATTGCGATTCGATCATGGGGATGAAATATCTGGATTAAACAGTTTTTTAACAGGAAGATCAACAGGAAACCAAAGAATTGAAAGGTTGTGGAGAAGTCTTTCGgaatatttaatgttattttggAGAAATACATTTGCGAACATGCGTGATATTGGACTTTTTAGTACCGCAGATCATCTCCATATTGAATGtttaagattttgttttcttCCTTTAATTCAGACTCAACTAAATCAGTTTATGGAAAACTGGAACGACCATAGAATACGCAGACAACGACAAGAGGTTATAGTCCCATCGGGTATTCCAAACGTTCTCTATTTTCAACCTGAAATATATGATTCGTCTGATTTTTCTTTTCCTATACTATGCAATGACCAGACATTGAGTGAACTTGAAAATGAGCATACTTCAGACTTACCAGTAAGAGGGTGTTCCGAAGACTTCATGCATCTCATCGGATACCTTAGTGGCGAAGAACCAATGCAAGCCCTTATTCCACAAACTCTTGACGAAGCTTTTCAAAACTTTTGTACACTCATTTATATTTGTAATGGTTGTAGGATTTAGGTTTAAGCCATGCAACGTTACTTTCTTCAAATTAGCCTTAaagtcagttttgttgtttgtgtGAAACGAATGATATGTAATGGCAGAAATCTGAAAAACAATTTTCTAATGGAAGAAGGACAACACGAAGGCGGGAACCTGCTTAGACTACCTGCTTATACATGGATTCACCTTATTTGCGACTAAAAATTTAGTTTATTATAATCTTTTTGCAAATTAGATTTGTTACAGTATTTGCATAATCTGGGATTATTTATaattactgaaaatttcagggatctacataatcactgaaattTCAAGTATTCTACATAATCCCTTATTATCCATTTTCACTGTAACATGCACTCTATTAACTATATTGAaagatgttggttttttttaattaaacagaTAGACACGATTTTTTGAATCTAAAATGCTTGTCATATTTGCATAACTTATTAAAGTACCTATCTCATATAGCAGCCGCGTATAGAAAAATAGTTTGTGTTGGGAATTAGGGTGATGGAAACGCGATTTCATTTTTGGCTACCCTAAAATAAACACCTTAACATACTTCAGATAGGGTATGAGTGTTGATAAGACGCAATGTAGTTAAAGTTGGCAATAAAATGTTTCAGTACGGCATTCGATCCACAgccgtggctcacaccgaacagcaagctgaAAAGGGCCATTACAATAACAGTGTAACAAATTCCAACGTgacaaccaacggtctaattaatAAACAAACGAGAAAGGAAAACCacatatgaaccacaccaacaaacgataGCTACTGAAAAATAGGTCCCTGACTTAGTACAGCTGCATACAATGCAGTGGTTATAAACTTTCTAACAGACCTTGACCTTATCCTGAGACAAACACAGTATTGTACCATTACTCATAAATACATAATATCAAAGATGTCAGGCTTACAATTTATAttacaccagacgcgcatttcgtctattAAAGACTCAACAATGACGCTCGAATTGAAGTATattgaaaggccaaataaagcaaacaaatgaaaacaaaaaagtttcaaaaggttgtgccaagtcaaataaatgacataatatatataaaaaaataattaaaaaggcCTAACTCATTAAATCGACAAAATGTGAACAAAAACAAGTAGGCTTACATTTAGACCCATGACAAAatctaattataaaataaaaacacaagtgCTAGTATAACATGGCCATGGACAGCTCAATTTTACGACAAAACAGATGTTCTTAAGTAAAATATTACGTAAATGGTGTTGCAAAAATATTGATAGACACGTAATAACAGGTGAGTctaattattataattttgttgttatataGATTAAAGTTAAATTTCATCGGCAAGATAGAATAAAATGAACTTTAatattcctttcacgga contains:
- the LOC139487988 gene encoding uncharacterized protein — its product is MSFIYSILMALIFLPDGIVFPFPGEDGTKEDLVRYYFSRLYTTKEICGFLMLYHGIIVSFSTIERIKRRLRLRRRQNQAPILLVCQKIYELRANGFTNVGYKSMWRLLNSNYNITVSQENVRNCLGFIDTNGVSLRRRHRLQRRSYYNSGPNYLIHIDGYDKIKPYGIAIHGAIDGYSRKILWLKAGCSNNNPRYIAKFYIDFVKELRRVPRAIRADAGIENVLVKDLHIALRFDHGDEISGLNSFLTGRSTGNQRIERLWRSLSEYLMLFWRNTFANMRDIGLFSTADHLHIECLRFCFLPLIQTQLNQFMENWNDHRIRRQRQEVIVPSGIPNVLYFQPEIYDSSDFSFPILCNDQTLSELENEHTSDLPVRGCSEDFMHLIGYLSGEEPMQALIPQTLDEAFQNFCTLIYICNGCRI